A region of the Cucurbita pepo subsp. pepo cultivar mu-cu-16 chromosome LG14, ASM280686v2, whole genome shotgun sequence genome:
CAGAAATTAACAATATTGACATGCTTTTTAAAGACAATATTCCAACGCAAAAAAGTTCTCAAATAAATACTATTAATGACATTTCAGCCTAGACACTTGCTATTATATCAAAGTGGGCAAAACCCAAGTGATCCTCTATTTCACAGGTCATTCACAGAAAACCAATGTTCTTAACAATCCAGTGCCGAAATATTATACGATGAATGAGAAAAATGGCAATGTTAATTTAGGAGCTAAAAAGATCCCTACCAAAAAGTTATGAGATAAAAAGATAGGTGTTTCTCTCTACTACAAAGGCTAAAATCCTTCCAATCcaaagaatcaaataaatgattgacaaCATGCACATAGGCATCAATAATTGCATATGTTCTGACCCCTTGGTCGAGAGAATATGCCTTAAAAAGTTGAACTATGCGTAAGTTGactaaaattttagaactttATATTCAAAGGGTAAGAGTAACAACAGAATTTTTAGAGAAAGGGAGAAAACTTGGGAAGAAGTTTGGTTAGTAGGTTTCATACCTCTCTACGAGCCCCAGTTAGTTAATATTGTTGTAATTACCTTCtaacaattattttacttGAGTGGAGCCccttattatttttgtttgtctcCCTATGgaggttgattttttttataaaaaaaagttcccccatactatttcatttttgcaCAATGAAAGAATGATTTCTCAGCATATACTAGCCTATCAGTATCATAGGGCTCTAAATCCACTTTCCATTGTCAGTGCTAGAATAACTTTATGTGGTAAGTGAtaatttcataacatatttTAAGCATGAGTGGTAGGCATCACACAATCCTTAGTTCTGTGAGTGggataaattaaaacaattcaaGTCTGAATCTGTAGGGAATGGTAAAATAATTCAACATTGTACGCAAATGTGCAAAGGAATTCCTAACATATCCACGCTTCTATATTTGCAGACAATTAATGGGTGAAGAACTATCTGGCCTGAGTGTCAAAGATCTACAAAATCTGGAAAGCCAGTTGGAGATGAGTTTGAAAGGTGTCCGTGTGAAAAAGGTATAAACTATGAAGAGAGCTCAATAAAACATACACTGTATACGGATGTTTATGTGTTTTTGTATTTGTCTTGCAGGAAAAGATTTTAAGCGAGGAAATTACTCAACTAAGACAGAAGGTTCCCCCCACTGTAAACATCCATGTATCTTACTATACCAAGAAGTGCTGTAACAACAGCTAACTTGCAATAATTATCTTGCAGGGGAACCATATGCATCAAGAAAATCTGGAACTCTACAAGAAATTAGATATGATTCGTAAGGAAAATGCAGAACTGCAAACGAAGGTAGAGATACAAAACATATGTTGaaatgcttctttttcttttttaattgtaaaaaaaggaacttttattgagaaaatgaaagggcATAAAATACAAACCCACAAAAAAAGAAGCCCAATCACTAactaaagaaacaaataacaatCCAAAAGGATTCATAGGCCAGGTAAGAGATGCTCATAGGGACTCGTTATACCTAACAAACACCAAAACNAGAGGATTCATAGGCCAGGTAATAGATGCTCATAGGGACTCGTTATACCTAACAAACACCAAAACCTCCTCTGAAGATCTCTCGACATCCCTAAAAACTCTGTTACTTATTTCAATCCAAATCCCCCTCAACAAGGCAAAGAAACAAGACAGCCACAAAAATCTTCCTTAATCCTAAAACAGGGGATTCAAGAGCCCTCCACAATCGTGGGGCTGCGCTCTCTACCACGAGCCAAACATAGGCCAGATGTTATTGAAATGCTTCATTGTCAACTTTTTCACAAGCCTTTCTTAGTTATAAGAATTCAGAATTCTTACAGCTTATTTTTAACCGATCAGGATAATTTTTGGGTTTCTTCCATGCACcattctttcttgttttcccttttcttttcttatatatgtgtgtgtgtgtgtatatatatatatagatatagatatataaataCACTTTTGGGTGGGGAGTGGGTTATGGgtgggagagggagagggagaggcgGATTGCTGACACAGGAAAGGGACTTATTTTCCTGATAAATAAGCTTGACTGTGCGTTTTTTAAGTATCAGGTCTATGGACCCATGGAAGTGGATAAAACGAGCAGTAGCACAGTTCATCAATTCACTTTTGCCAATAGATACGGTATGCCTGCTCCCGTCCATCTACAGCTAAGACAGCCACAACCACAGAACAACGAAACATCAATACCAGGGATAAAGCTGGGGTATGTTCTAGCAAACTGTGTCATGACATGAATTAAATTGCATATCACATTCATCTGAATTTCAACCTATACTACACAACTTTTACTCCCAGGCCACACTGAAATAGATTTATTGAAACTTGTAACAGATTACAACTGCAATAACAGCATTTGGATCATGGATGATTTGTCCATGGTCATTTCACCAACTTGTCATAAAGTACGCTCATGTTCAACATCAAGGTGTCTCCTGCTTCAGTCACTAGTGCATTAACATCACCAGATCCATCACATTTGGTATGCAATTTTCTTCAAACACTATATGTGATAAACTTAGCAGCCAGACCAGCTACCTATGTAAGTTTACCCATAATGACAATGCATCATATGTGCCATGCGTTGTTCTACCTGTTCTTATAGTTTGTTGTGTTAATTAATTAGACCAGACTCTGAAGTTGTGATGCCAATTAGCtgaatataaattaatgtttatcCAATTTTATATAAGGTGGTACTAAGCTGGTTGGCAGTTGAATGCATAAGAGATGCCTATAGTGTGGGCTTCTTTTTGAGTTGCTAAAATCAACCATATGAAATAATCCTTTATCCTAAAAAAGTGAGCTGTTTTGGGGGGTTAAAATAACCGTTCACATCCTTTGCTGATACTTCACTTGCGTGTATTCTCAAACTTGACTAAAATGATCAATGAAGGAGATCAACAATGTAAAGCCGCTGTTAGACCACAGAATTTTAAACCAGCAAAGGAATTTAAAGCTGAAGTTCTCTCTCAATTCACTTTCATAATCACCAATCCTCAAAACTTGAGTTGTTAGCTTATGATTATTTTGTCTAAATATTTAAGCACTCCGCAATATCTGCCCTGTCATACCCAACTTCAAGTAATATTATGTAGAAATGTCAATCTATGACTAATCCTTCAattgatttttctatttaagatatttaagCTTCAAATATGGCTAGAATGGTTGATTAAGAATCTAAAAAAACTATGTCAGAAACTAGAAAGTGTTGGTGGAGTAACCATTTTgcaattttcaaaagaaagagaCATTCATTCATTTCATCTTTTGGATATATTACATGCTTTTCCCCAATTATATTCCGCTTCAGGGTATTTTTACTTGTTAAGGCAGGTGNAAGAGACATTCATTCATTTCATCTTTTGGATATATTACATGCTTTCCCCCATTTATATTCCGCTTCAGGGTATTTTTACTTGTTAAGGCAGGTGCTAGGTTTGCTACCTCCTTTCAATAGCCCAGAAGTTGGTTTTTGTAGACAAAGAAATCTTATTCGTTCAGCTCCATGGTAATGTTAACCCTCCTAGAGACCTTAACCCTCCAttgtagaaaaagaaatcttaaCCCTCCTAAAGACCTTCCAGAGAGGAGATGGCATCATTTCATCTTACTCAAACCAGGATGCAACTTGACTTTGTAACCCTATATGTTCGcattatacatatatatcttTGTGCATGTACGGTTGAGAAACAAGGATATTTCAGCTAAATGGATATGGTGATCCCATCAGTTGCAACCAAGTATTGTCCACACCCTTTTGAATAGACCGTTGGCACTTTTAGAAAcctatggaaaaaaaaagttcggttgaacttcattttctttcccaGTTTGCTTAGAGTATGGTGGGAGATGGGAGGAATACTCACTTTTAGGAGGATGAGTGATGGGGGATTGATCCCTTTGCTCCTTATACCCCTATTCCCCTGTTCAAATCAATTGCCCTCTTCTCACTCTGACAATCAAGCCACGATGGTTATTCTGACACTGTTTTCTTTGGTGGGTAACTTTCGCTTTAGCCTTGGCAAGATGGACGTTTGCCTCTAGAGTCTGTCTATCCAAAGGCTTCTCTGCAATTCTTTCTTTCGAAGTTTGGTTAGAGGTCATCGAGTGGTTTTGTTTATTCCTCTATATGGAAGGTAAAAATTCTCAGAAGACTTAGTTTATCGTGTGGCTAGCTATGCATGGAAGTGTTACCANATGTTTGCCTTTAGAGTCTGTCTGTCCAAAGGCTTCTCTGCAATTCTTTCTTTCGAAGTTTGGTTAGAGGTCATCGAGTGGTTTTGTTTATTCCTCTATATGGAAGGTAAAAATTCCCAGAAGGCTTAGTTTATCGTGTGGCTAGCTATGCATGGAAGTGTTACCACCTTGGATCGAACCTCGGTCAAAGAGTCCATTTTGGCCCGACAGCTTTGTTGTATTATTTGTAGGAGGGCGGCAAAGAACCTCAATCACATCTTCCGGAGATTTGGAATAGTTTTTGTAAGGTGTTTAATTCTTGCTTTGCCACTATCAGGGTTGTAGCGAGACAATCAAGGAGCTTCTTCTCATTCGCCATTTGATGAGAAATGATTGTTCTTGTGGCAGGTCCGGGTGTATGCTATTTGAGGGAGCAAGAGCAATAATAGAATCTTAGAGAGTGGGAGAGGTCTTCAAGTGATGTTTGGTCCCTTGTTAAATTCTATGATTCTATTTGGGCTTCAATGACAAGgcaatttttgtaattagactCTGTCTTGTGTTGCCAGATTAAGACTTTTTTTGTACGTTCgatattctttcatttgttctcATGAAAGTTCagttattcataaatttaataaagaaatacgTGCAAAAGTATAATCATATGTACGATATAATCAGTATAAAGTAGAAATCAAGCTAGAGATGCAAAGGTAAGTGGATTAAAAGAACGCATACAATACCATCCTGATTGTAAAGCTGTAAACTGGTTTGATATAAATATACAGCACAGAAACAAGAACTTCCGCTTCTGACAGATTAAATATAGGGAAGtaaatatgtatgatataCAATATAGCAGAAATTATAAATCTACACGCCCCATAGCACAATTGATCAAGGTATACATAACAAGAGGAATCACCAGTACTAACATGagagataaataattttaacccacaagtaaataagaaaaacgtgaaaggaagacaaaacaaaaaccagCAAAGTAAATAGCAGTGGAGTATGCATGTAACGCTCAATACTAGCATGCCTGATCGATAACACGCATAAGCACCATGAATTTAATATCAAGAAAATCTCACTTACAAATCATTCAGCCATAAACATACCCACAATCATGCTTGACATAAACCAAGTTTACGAGCAAATATGAGATAtaaaagcaagaaaataattattaaatttcagaAATAACAAAGTATCAAACACATTAGATGGTTCGATATAAACTATGAGCTACTATTCATAAATATACTCAACCCCTTACCTTATGAAGAGAGGTACCCTAAAACTTGAAGTGTTACTAGATTAAGTTCTGAAACTAGCNTATTCATAAATATACTCAACCCCTTACCTTATGAAGAGAGGTACCCTGCCTAAAACTTGAAGTGTTACTAGATTAAGTTCTGAAACTAGCATGCCATTGCTGGCTCTTTAAAGGCATTACACTTTCCCATACAAGCACAAGAACGAACAGAACATCAATAGTCATTAATATTTGCCCTTTATTGTATGTGCTATAACTGCACTAGACGGATATCACTAACTCAcagatttgaaaaataaaacaaaggcAGAATCAATCTGTGAAacgaaataataaaatcattaaatgtACTAAGAATAAAACCATTACATTATTAATGACaaaaatcaatgaattatcaagaaataaagaaataggACTTCTTAGACCTTATTAAGAGTTGAAGTTGCAAATCAAGAGATAAAATNAtaaaaatcaatgaattatcaagaaataaagaaataggACTTCTCAGACCTTATTAAGAGTTGAAGTTGCAAATCaagagataaaataaaaatcaatgatTAAAAGCACTAAAGTCCTTAGTCACAAAAACTCAAAGGGAGGCCCAAATACCCCTCCCCAAGCTCTCCACTACTCTAAGGGACTCTTATTTCCCTTCAGATTAATGTTCCAAAAGAGTTAAAAAAACGAAAAGGAAGTGTTTGCCAAAGAGCTGCCCCTATCCCGGAAGGAGGGTGCAACAACACCTCCTCCAAACCTACTCTGCTATTTTCCTTCCAAATGCCTAAAAAAGGTTCAAATCACGTCTACAAACTGATCTCCAGAAAATATGCTCCAAATTCTTCAAGGCACTCTTACAAATAAGCAGTATTGAGGTCCcccaaaggaaaagaagacaataatTGCATAGAGTCAATGGTGTTAATCCTCCCTTGAGTGGCCTGCCAGACTAATAATCTAACCTTTCAAAGCAATGAGAACAGAAGGTGGTGGTGGGGGCGGGGGTATAGAAGAACCCCACGAAAAAGATGGAATGGAGCAATAGGAGAACTCTCGATACAAATTAATGGTTCAGAATTGAAGATGCCCAGCCCTCAggaacatgaaaaaaaaaaatacaaagactCCTAATCAGACAAAGAACACCCAAACCAAAAATGTACAATGGTACAAGAGGAAACTCcgaaaaagagaaggatagaatCCACATAGGCAAATTTTAAGAAGGATGAATTCAAAAGACAAGGACATAAGCATAAGTCTTTCACCACCACAATTCCTCCTAGAAATGAATCATTGAGACATTCCTACGGGAGAACCTCTACAAAATGCTATAGAGAGTCATATGCCAAGAGATGATAGATTTCCACAGGTTGCTACGAGTGCCTTTGACCTTAAAATTTGTAAACCACTTATAAAAATGGGTCATTATTGTCGTTGTTAGCCAatcattctttttcctttccccATTTATTCTCTCCCGCCTTGCTCAACAGCTTGGTCTACAATCCTAGTCCCTTCACTGGTTGTTTCCCTCGACATTCGACAATTTCAACCAATTTGTGTCATTGGTCGTCTTTTTGTTTTGCCTTTCATCAGTTTGTTTCATAAGCCATCATTATGTTGGTTGCCCTAATGTTCTGGGTTTTCTTCATCCATCATCTAGTTTGTTTTGCATTCTCAATGGATCGTAGTAGTTGTTGAATTAATAAGAgtcattattatatttggtttGAGAATGAGTTCTTTTGAATCAAAGACATGGATTAAGTCAATTATTCCTTATTCTCTCTCACTTCATTGGTTTGAGAAACCCATGGTTGAAATTATGCTTCACCCCAAGACTGTATTTTTCCAAATAAGATTGAAATGAGCTTGGTACTACCAAAATATAGAAACGTTGGTTTTCTTCAGGAGAATTGATTGATTGTATTGTTGGCTAGCATCCGGTGGAAGGAAGGTAATTAGTATTTCTTGTGGTTTCTTAAAGCGTGGTTGTGGACATTGTGAATTCATTCGACCTTCCTCCTCTATTAGTTGCAAATTTGTATTGTTCAAAGCCCTCCATCCAAATCTTCTTTCTAGGTAAGAAAAGATATAGAAGCTAATTTAAACTGAAATTCCTTGCTGGTGGTTTTTCGATTAAAGTTGCATGTGATTGGAAAGATATTTATAAGGCAAAGTCACTTTGAAACCATTTTTGCAATTAATCCTTTTATGGATGATAAAGCTTTACTTCAATTGAAAGATACAAAACAATCGAACAAAACATCGAGACTACAAAAAGACGCCCCCAAAAGGAGGCAAGCAGTTAAATACNAGTTAAATACCAATTAACTCAAAAGTTTAAGCTGATAGGTAACTTAATATTATATCAGTACTCTAAATACTCACCACACTTATGAGCTTGAAAATTTGTCGAAAGCCTAACAAGCTGAATTCAATATTAATTGGGGGAGGAAATGACTATACACTCAAACTCAAGTTNATTGAAAGATACAAAACAATCGAACAAAACATCGAGACTACAAAAAGACGCCCCCAAAAGGAGGCAAGCAGTTAAATACCAATTAATTGGGGGAGGAAATGACTATACACTCAAACTCAAGTTCACCGCattgatactatgttagatcCCCAATTAACCCAAAAACTTATGTTGATAGGTTATGGTAAACTTAATATTATATCAACACTCAAATACAAACTAAACTAGGTCCTTAGACANAAGTTGATAGGTTatggtaaaaatattatatcaacaCTCAAATACAAACTAAACTAGGTCCTTNATGTTGATAGGTTATGGTAAACTTAATATTATATCAACACTCAAATACAAACTAAACTAGGTCCTTAGACACAAgcgcccaaagcaaagctttAAACCTAGCTTAAGACAAACCTCCACCCGAATTCtctccatgtaccatgataaaaatagaacaataGGTTGGATGGCGAAAGAATCAGTGTAGATCAGGACCACTTTTGGATTACAAGTTAATGTGTTTCAAGAATTAgggtaaaatatttatatacattCCTATATACTTAGGTGCTATTGAATTCTTATATGCCatcaatgattttttattatgattttattctAGGGTTctgaaagattaaaattagaaaaatattgaacaGCTAGACAAAATTCAGATCAACAATTGTGGATTGCAGAATACACTTGATGGATCCATAGAGATTCTATTGTGAAGGGTTCTACATATTTTACCTCCACATGGTTTTTTAAGTGTTGACTTCTATTATCCTATTATCTGCAACATGAATTCAGATAGTGACATCAACCAACTTCTCCAATATCtctaaatcttttaaatataGATCTGACCTATGCATATGAATACTATATCCATTTCCCAAATCACAACTGGTCCTGGAAGGTAAtatgattatatataattaaaacagTGATATtaacaaataagaaatataagaAGGAAAATTGATCGCACTCAaacatgatatgtatataaaGCATTAATCATATAAGTAGAAATATTTGATATCGACCAAAAAATAACAAGAATAGTTGTATAAGTTACCAACGTCCATATCTGTCATAAAAAAATCCTTGTTAGATAGACATAAAACTTGGTACGGGGCATCTAAGGCACAAGTAGGCTACCCAGAATGTGAGGTTCCTGCCGTTGCAGGGTCCAAGAATATCGGTTAACAATATAAAAGATAACTAATGGTTTTCCTACAGTGCAAGACTGAAcaagaatattaaattatacaagATGAGGACACAAATCCTACAGGTATAAAATGGAGACATATTTCCAGATCATACGGTCTCCTTTCGTACCATTAAACTAATAGTTTCATCCATTGGCTTCCAAATATCATGAATCTTCTATAACCTTATACCAAGTTCTAACAAAAAAAGTGTcttcaaaacatcaaaagatcaagaaaaaaaaaacaataacacTACACATGACAACTCCTTGCATTAGGTGCTAGGTATCTTGGCAACCAGTTCAAAAGTCACCAAAAACACGCAAAAAATTCAAGTAAATGAATATTGCAAGAGTACCTTTACTTCACACCCATTTTCGAGGTGGCCAACCAACAACAGCCAGAGCTTTCGTCAAAGTTTCAAACGATAATGAGCAAGTATTCCAGATATTGATTTCTCGATTAAATTTCTGGAAACGACTTAAATGTAAGAAAATAGAATGGATGCAATGTAGCTGGTGCTGCATTCTGTGAGAAAATCAGTCAACTAATCATGCAATTGCAGTATATAAAAGCACGTAAGCTAGCACGTTATACACAGCGCATCTATAttctaaacaaaacaaaaataaactcTCAAACGGTTCGTCTGAGAATCGTCCGACGCCATTACCCAAGCCATGCATCCGTTGGATACGAGAAACTCAActcccaaaaagaaaacaatatacaACTATCGAGAATCAATATCATCTACTACGAAAGGCAGCTGCACCACCACGTAAGAACACGTAACACCGTACCAATCTAAGCAAATCGAAAATGAGAAGATAACTGAGGGAAAACGTTATTACAAGCTGGAAGCACAAACCTCGCATGAATAAAGTAAATGATCCAGCCTCCAAATCAAGAAACCGCCATTGATGATTCCGAACAAGCAGCAACAACTCAAAGCTTGGATAGCGATGAAGAATTCCGAAGAGAGATAGCATCGTATACAGAACGCGATCGATTTTCCATGGGACTTTCAGCTCTCTTTTTCCCGCGGATTGAGAGAAGAATCAAAAGCTCACTGcaacgaggagagagaagaaaatatctcGGCCAATTTCGAGCaaggaaataaataatgtcCTAATTCTAATTCTCTACAACCGAACCCACGAAAGAACCGTTCATCAGTACACCTGGCGAATTTTCAGACGTTGAtttgaaactaaaaatgaCTGATTTGACCCGAATGGTGGACTCGGAATAACTGTGGCGTACGGAAGTTACAGGAACTGATTTTGCGGGGCCCACAATTGCAAACTGAGAACACGTGGACCCGACAGATCGGACAAAAGGGAACCAACTTGACAAGTTGCTGGAAATTTTGGCATATgcttcaataatatttattatttattatttttatattacatgtgggaattttatatttttttttactttattccttatcattttaaatgtgattaaatatatattttgccATAACgcattaatgaaaataaatataaagtgattttctttgatcataataattattattatttaaaaaaaattgataaaattatggactaaatttattgaaaaccctgtttaaatttaagatttattaaaaaaataaatagactaattattacaaattaacGAAAATATGGagagactaaaataaaattaattataaaatacatgaacaaaattataattttttgttatCATAGTATTATACGTTAAAAAATACAGAGactaaaatgatataaaatattgggacgaaattatatatatatatttatttatttatttatttatctaactGGGCAGCTATCAACCAGAACGCCCTTGGCTGTAGGACAAGTAGCCAAATCACAGTGCTCGCCTGCAGTGCCCCACCAATCCACACTCCTCTCTTCCATGCCAACTGAGAAGTACAACAACACAGCCATGAAGGCCATGCCGCCATCCAAGGCAGCTGAAAGAATGTAATTGTATCTCTGCCACCACTGCTTCCGATATCGAAACACGACGAAGTTGAACACGGTTCCTATCAGAACCCAGGAATTGTAGTTCACCGGTGTCGCCGGGGGCATATATGCAGTCGCTCCGAGCAACACCGGGAGATTGATTAGAGGAATCCAAGTTTTTTTTGGGAAGGCTCTGTGGAGTAGCCATACTAGAATTGGCCCAATTGCACCACCAAGGAAGAACCAGTTCATGGTACCGTAGAATCCGTGTGACCCGAatatccgctttggcccgaTCAGTCCCCATATGACCGATGCGTCGAAGAAGACACGGTCGCTTGGACACGTCCATGGACTGTTGGGAGGAAGGAGTTCCACTACGCATATATTTGTTATGGAGGTTAGTAACCACCATGCCACACAAAGGTTGATGGTTCCAGCTAGTATTGTACCTATGAACTACATTACTCATTCAAAACAGAACAAGTCAGCAAGTCTACTAAAAGGCTTGTCATTTTTTTACGGTATATGGGGAGGCGAACTCGAACCCGAGACCCATAAACATTATAGATGTTTTAACCACTAagtttgtaacaacccaagcccactaatagatattgtccccttttgactttctcctcaaggttttaaaatgcatctactagaaaaaggtttccacacccttataaggaatgatttgttctcctctccaaccgatgt
Encoded here:
- the LOC111809989 gene encoding MADS-box transcription factor 23-like isoform X1, which encodes MGRGKIVIRRIDNSTSRQVTFSKRRSGLLKKARELSILCDADVGLIIFSSTGKLYDYSSSSIRSITDRYNKMKEEQNQLMNPVSELQFWKREAAGLKQQLHYMQECHRQLMGEELSGLSVKDLQNLESQLEMSLKGVRVKKEKILSEEITQLRQKVPPTGNHMHQENLELYKKLDMIRKENAELQTKYQVYGPMEVDKTSSSTVHQFTFANRYGMPAPVHLQLRQPQPQNNETSIPGIKLGYVLANCVMT
- the LOC111809989 gene encoding MADS-box transcription factor 23-like isoform X4 yields the protein MGRGKIVIRRIDNSTSRQVTFSKRRSGLLKKARELSILCDADVGLIIFSSTGKLYDYSSSSIRSITDRYNKMKEEQNQLMNPVSELQFWKREAAGLKQQLHYMQECHRQLMGEELSGLSVKDLQNLESQLEMSLKGVRVKKEKILSEEITQLRQKVPPTGNHMHQENLELYKKLDMIRKENAELQTKYQVYGPMEVDKTSSSTVHQFTFANRYGMPAPVHLQLRQPQPQNNETSIPGIKLGLQLQ
- the LOC111809989 gene encoding MADS-box transcription factor 23-like isoform X2 produces the protein MGRGKIVIRRIDNSTSRQVTFSKRRSGLLKKARELSILCDADVGLIIFSSTGKLYDYSSSSIRSITDRYNKMKEEQNQLMNPVSELQFWKREAAGLKQQLHYMQECHRQLMGEELSGLSVKDLQNLESQLEMSLKGVRVKKEKILSEEITQLRQKVPPTGNHMHQENLELYKKLDMIRKENAELQTKVYGPMEVDKTSSSTVHQFTFANRYGMPAPVHLQLRQPQPQNNETSIPGIKLGYVLANCVMT
- the LOC111809989 gene encoding MADS-box transcription factor 27-like isoform X6, encoding MKEEQNQLMNPVSELQFWKREAAGLKQQLHYMQECHRQLMGEELSGLSVKDLQNLESQLEMSLKGVRVKKEKILSEEITQLRQKVPPTGNHMHQENLELYKKLDMIRKENAELQTKYQVYGPMEVDKTSSSTVHQFTFANRYGMPAPVHLQLRQPQPQNNETSIPGIKLGYVLANCVMT
- the LOC111809989 gene encoding MADS-box transcription factor 23-like isoform X3, with the translated sequence MGRGKIVIRRIDNSTSRQVTFSKRRSGLLKKARELSILCDADVGLIIFSSTGKLYDYSSSSIRSITDRYNKMKEEQNQLMNPVSELQFWKREAAGLKQQLHYMQECHRQLMGEELSGLSVKDLQNLESQLEMSLKGVRVKKEKILSEEITQLRQKGNHMHQENLELYKKLDMIRKENAELQTKYQVYGPMEVDKTSSSTVHQFTFANRYGMPAPVHLQLRQPQPQNNETSIPGIKLGYVLANCVMT
- the LOC111809989 gene encoding MADS-box transcription factor 23-like isoform X5 → MGRGKIVIRRIDNSTSRQVTFSKRRSGLLKKARELSILCDADVGLIIFSSTGKLYDYSSSSIRSITDRYNKMKEEQNQLMNPVSELQFWKREAAGLKQQLHYMQECHRQLMGEELSGLSVKDLQNLESQLEMSLKGVRVKKEKILSEEITQLRQKGNHMHQENLELYKKLDMIRKENAELQTKVYGPMEVDKTSSSTVHQFTFANRYGMPAPVHLQLRQPQPQNNETSIPGIKLGYVLANCVMT